The Comamonas endophytica sequence GCATCGACGCGGCCCACCACCACCTGCATTGGTACCTGCGCCGACACCTGCGCCGATTCACCGGCATTCAGCGTCTTGCTCAGCACCACCGCGCCGCGCGCATCCCTGACCTGGATCCACGACGTTGCCGTGGCGTTGAACACCAGCGGCGCCTGCCCGGGCAGCGCCGGGGTCTCGGCCGCCGCGGGCAAGGCCTCGGCTGCCGCGGGAGCGGTCGCGGCAGCCGGCGCTGCGGCAGCCGGCGCTGCGGCCGCCGGCGTATCAGCCGGGGCCACCGGCAGCGCAGCGGCGGCGGGTGCATCTGCAACGGAAGCGGCGGGCAAAGCGGCCGCGGGCGCGGGCACGGCCTGCACCGGCTGGCTCACGGTGGCCGGAGCAGCGGCTCCCGGAGCGCCCTCGCCTGCAGCATCGCGATCGAACAGGCCATCCGGCAGGAAATAGACCGCAGCCGCTGCCGCCAGCAGCACGACGACCGCGCCGATCGCCTTGCGCGACACGCCGCCGCTGCCGGCCGCCATGCCGCTGCTCTGGCGCTCCTTGATCGGCGCGTTCAGGAAGGTGCGCTGCGCGTCGAAGCCCTTGGCCGCGCTGCGCGGCAGCTTGTCCAGCACCGGTTGCGCTTCGAGCCCCAGCGTGCGGCAGATGCTCGACGCCAGGCCGCGCATGAACACGTGGTCGGAAAAAGCCGCGTAATCGTCGGCCTCGAGCGCCTCGAGCTTGTGCACCGGCACCTTGAGCGCGCCGGCCAGCGCCGCCACATGCAGCCCCGCGGCCTCGCGCGCCTGGCGCAACTGCTGTCCGGCCGTGGCCTGCGCGGGCGCCCCCGCCTGCTGCGTTTCCAAAACACCGGACACCGGCAACTCTCTCTCACTCATTGAATGCACCCCGTTGATAGGCCAACCACTCGCGCGATTCCGGATAGCGACGTCCCAGCGCGCCGGCCAGCTGCTGCATGGCCAGCTCGTCGCGCAGGGAGCGCTCGATCTTGATGCCCAGCCACAGCGACTCGGCGTTGGCCTGCTCGCTGTTGTTCAGGCGGCGGATATAGAAACGCGCACGCGTCACTTCCCCCTGAACATACAGCACGTTGGCCAGGTTGTAGGTGACGACCGGGTTGCCGGAATCCATTTCGGAAGCCTTGAACAGCGCCTGCTCGGCCAGCTTGTGCTGGCCCGCGCTCTCGTGGCACAGGCCCTTGGCCATCCAGGTCTTGGCGGCCGCCTGGTAGCGCGGCTCGGCCAGCGCCGCGTCGAACTGCTGATCGGCCTGCGCGAAGCGCTTTTGCTGGCACAGCAGCCAGCCATAGTTGTGCATGATGTTGGCGTCGCGCGGCGCCAGCGCCAGCGCGCGGCGGAAGGCCTCCTCGGCCAGCGCCGGGTCGCCCAGCTGCATGTAGATCAGGCCGCGCAGCTGCTGCGCCTCGGCATAGTTCGGATCGGTGGCCAGAGACTGCTTGATCTCGTCGAGCGCGATCTCGGTCTTGCCGAGCTGGAAATAGCTGGCCGCCAGCTCCATGCGGATGCGCGCGCGGCGGCGCACTTCGCTTTCATCGGACGGCGTGACGATGTCGCCCTGGACGCTGGCTGCATCGCGCGGCCCGCTCGCACAGCCGGTGAGCAGCACCAGGCCCAGGCAGGCGGCAAGCCCCCAATGGCGACAGGAAGTGGGCAGCCGTGCGATGTTTCCAGGATTCATGCCATGAGCCTTGTGTTTTCCTCAGGGAGCGGGAGCGATGGTGATGGTGCGGCGCTTGGCCATGCGCTCGGCGGCGCGCGTGCGGTCCTTGACATCGCCGGCCAGCTGGCCGCAGGCTGCATCGATGTCGTCGCCGCGCGTCTTGCGCACGGTGGTGACGATGCCCGCCTGGGTCAGGATGCGCGCGAATTCCGCCACCTGGCTGTTGGGCGAGCGCAGCAGGCCCGAGGCCGGAAACGGATTGAAGGGAATCAGGTTGAGCTTGCACCAGGGCCGGCCGCCGCCATGGCTGCGCACCAACCTGACCAGCTGCTCGGCATGCTCGGGCTGGTCGTTGACGCCGTCGAGCATGCAGTATTCGAAGGTGATGAAGTCGCGCGGCGCGTGCTCGAGGTAGCGCTCGCAGGCCTGCATCAGTTCCTCGATCGGGTATTTGCGGTTCAGCGGCACCAGGTCGTCGCGCAGCGCGTCGATGGGCGCATGCAGCGACACCGCCAGCGCCACCGGGCAGTCCAGGCCCAGGCGGTCCATCATCGGCACGACGCCGGAGGTCGAGACCGTCACGCGCCGGCGCGACATGCCGTAGCCATGGTCGTCCAGCATGACGCGCAGCGCCGGCACCAGCGCCGTGTAGTTCTGCAGCGGCTCGCCCATGCCCATCATCACCACGTTGGAGATGACGCGCTCGCTCACGCCCAGGCGCTTGCGCAGCGCATGCTCGGCAAACCACAGCTGGGCCAGGATCTCGCCCGTGGTGAGGTTGCGGCTGAAGCCCTGGTGGCCCGTCGAGCAGAAACGGCAGCCCACGGCACAGCCAGCCTGCGAGGAAATGCAAAGCGTGCCCCGGTCATCCTCGGGAATGAACACCGCTTCGACCGCATTGCCGTCGCCCACGTCAAACAGCCATTTGACGGTGCCGTCCTGGGACACATGCTCGGTGATGACCGGCAGCGCCGTGATGTGGGCACGCGCCTTGAGCTTCTCGCGCAGGGACTTGGCGAGATCGCTCATTTGTTCAAAGTCGCTCGCACCGCGCTGGTGGATCCAGCGAAACAGCTGCGTCGCCCTGAAACGCTTCTCCCCGAGCTGTTCGCAGTAGGCGCACAGTCCGTCGAGATCGAATTCGAGAAGGTTGGTGGTAGTCATATCGGCATGCAGGTCCACGCCGGCCGCCAGGCGCCGCCGGCAAAAGGCCCGAAGGCCTCTCGCCCTGCGGCGTCCACGCGATCAACGCGAGTAGATGTTCAGGCCGGGGAAGAAGAAGGCAACTTCCACTGCCGCGGTTTCAGCAGCGTCCGAGCCATGCACTGCATTGGCGTCGATGCTGTCGGCGAAGTCGGCGCGGATCGTGCCGGCTTCTGCCTTCTTGGGGTCGGTGGCGCCCATCAGTTCACGGTTCGTCAGGATGGCGTTCTCGCCTTCCAGGGCCGTGACCATCACGGGGCCGGAGATCATGAAGTCCACCAGGTCCTTGAAGAAAGGACGTGCGCTGTGGACAGCGTAGAACTGCTCGGCTTCGTTGCGCGACAGGTGCACCATGCGGGCAGCGACGATCTTCAGGCCAGCGCCTTCGAAACGGGCGTAGATCTGGCCGATCACGTTCTTGGCGACTGCGTCGGGCTTGATGATGGAGAGGGTGCGTTCGATAGCCATTTGATTTTCCTTGAGGGATTGAAAGATTTTTGTCCGTGAGAACAAAACCCCTCATTCTAGCGATCTCGCGCATACACCCGGGCCTCCACTGGAGACTGCGGGCACCCTGATCCATCAACCCGGGCTCAGCACTCCTGCTCAGCGGCGGCCGCGCCGCTGGGCCGTGGCGCGCTTGGCGTCCTTGCGGGCGCGCGACAGGCTGTCTTCGCCGATATAGCCCACCGAGGTCTTCAGCGGATCGGGCTGGGCCTGGCCGCCCTGCGCCGGCCTGCGGCCCGCGCCATCGCGCGGTGCGGGGGTGCGGGCGGCAAAGATGCCGCCACCCTTGCGCGCCGGCGCCGGTGCCGCGCCGCGGCCGGAGGCGCGCGCCGCGCCACGCGGGGCGCGCTCGGCGTCGCGCTCCTCGGGGTTGCGCGCCGCCTGGCGCAGCGCCTGGATGTCCTTCTCGTCGAGCTCCATGAAGGCGCCGCGCTTGAGGCCGCGCGGCAGCAGCATCGCGCCGTAGCGGATGCGGATCAGCCGGCTCACGGCATGGCCCACGGCCTCGAACATGCGCCGCACCTCGCGGTTGCGGCCTTCGGAGATCGTCACGCGGTACCAGCAGTTCGCGCCCTCGCCCCCACCGTCCTCGATGGAGCCGAAGGCGGCCTCGCCGTCCTCGAGCTGCACGCCGTCCAGCAGCCGCTGCTTCTCTTCCTTGTTCAGCGCGCCGAGCACGCGCACCGCATACTCGCGCTCCAGGCCGAAGCGCGGGTGCATCAGCTTGTTGGCCAGGTCGCCGGAGTTGGTGAACAGCAGCAGGCCCTCGGTGTTCAGGTCGAGGCGGCCGATGGACTGCCACTTGCCCTGGTGCAGGCGCGGCAGGCGGCGAAACACCGTCGGGCGGTTCTGCGGATCGTCATGGCTCACCACTTCGCCTGCCGGCTTGTGGTAGGCCAGCACGCGCGCCTCGGGGCCCGCGATACGGTAGCGGATCAGCCGCCCATTGACCTTGATCTGGTCGCCCACCTGCACCCGCTGGCCGACGTGGGCCGGCTCGTTGTTGACCGAGATCTTGCCCTCGACGATCAGCTTTTCCATCTCCAGGCGCGAGCCCATGCCGGCCTGCGCCAGCACCTTGTGCAGCTTGGGCGACTCGGCCTGCGGCGTCAGCACGCGCTTGGGCGCGGCTGCGTCCTCGGGCTGCAGTTCCTGGGCATCGAGCTCTCCGGCCACCACATCGGCGAAATCGAAGCCCTCGACGGGCGTGGCCTGAAGCGGCGCGGCTTCGCTCGGCAAAGGCTGGCGTGGCACCGCGGTGTTGCGGCGCGGACCCTTGCCGAACGCGCCCTTGACCTGCTGCGGGCGCGGGCGCGGCTGGGGGCGCTGGCGCGCGGGGCGCTCCTGCGCGCTTGCGTCCGTACCGGGCACCGCGTCGGGGTTGCCGTGTTTATCCGCCGTCGAATCATTCATCATGTTTTTCCTGTGTCGCATCCCTGCGTGACATGTCCGTTCAAAGCTGGGGCAGGAGCGAAGCCTGCCCGTCCGGGCCAGCGGCGCCCTGCCCCGCTGGCGTGGATGGCGCCTCGGCGCCGTCCAGATTCCCTGCCGCTGCTCCTGCCGTATCGGCTGCCGGCGTCTCCAGGGCCTTGAAAAGGTCCTGCTGCGGCACGCCGGCCTGCATCTCGGGCAACTGGTCGAGGGACTGCAATCCCAGGTCGTCCAGAAACTGCCGCGTCGTGGCCAGCAGCGCCGGCCGTCCCACCGTCTCGCGGTGGCCGATGACCTCGACCCAGCCGCGGTCCTCGAACTGCTTGATCAGCAGGCTGTTCACCGTGACCCCGCGGATGTCCTCGATGTCGCCGCGCGTGACCGGCTGCTTGTAGGCGATGATGGCCAGCGTCTCGAGCGCCGCGCGGGTGTAGCGCGGCGGCTTTTCCGGATGCAGCCGGTCGAGGTACACGCGCATCTCCGGCCGGCTCTGGAAGCGCCAGCCCGAGGCCACCTGCACCAGCTCCACGCCGCGCAGCGCCCAGTCCTCCTGCAGCTCTAGCAGCAGGCCCTTGACAGTGTCGGTTCCAAGTGCATCGTCGAAAAGCGCACGCAGGTCCCGCACGGAGACCGGTTGCAGCGCGCAGATCAGAGCAGTTTCCAGAACCCGTTTGGCATCGACCGTATTCATCGTGCAGCGACTCGGGGTAACGCGCCGCCGGAGGCGGGGCTTCAGGGGAGGGGGCGAAGACGCGCAGGCGTCAGCGGGTATCCCGGCCTGGCGCCTGCGCGGCGCAGGCCGGAACCTGGGGCGGATTGTAGCCGAGCGCGCGCATTCCCCTTAGGGCGCCAGCGCTAACCCCCAGGATTCGCAGGCCGTCTGCATGTCGGCCGGCAGCTTTGCCTGGAATTCCAGCGCCTTGCCGGTCATCGGGTGCACGAAAGCCAGGCGGAAGGCATGCAGTGCCTGGCGCTGCATGCCCGCGGCCGGATGGCCGCCATAGGTGCCGTCGGCCACCAGCGGATGGCCGATGGAGGCCATGTGCACGCGGATCTGGTGCGTGCGGCCGGTATGCAGCGTGCAATGCACCAGCGCGCCCTCGTCGCAACCGGACACCAGCGCGAAATCGGTCTGCGCGGCCTTGCCCGGATGCTGCGCCAGGTCCACCACCGCCATCTTCAGGCGGTTGCGCGGGTCGCGCCCGATGGGCCGGTTCACCGAGCAGCTGCGCGCGCCCAGCCAGGGCTTGTGCGCCAGCGCCAGGTACTGGCGGCTGACGTCGCGCGCGGCGATCAGCGCCACCAGCGCATCCATGGTCAGGCGGTCGCGCGCGACCACCATCAGGCCGCTGGTGTCCTTGTCCAGGCGGTGCACGATGCCCGCGCGCGGCACCACGGCCACCTTCGGGTCGCGCGCCAGCAGCGCGTTCAGCAGCGTGCCGCTCCAGTTGCCGGGCGCGGGGTGCACCACCATGCCCGGGGCCTTGTTGACCACGAGCAGGTATTCGTCCTCATAAACGACGTCGAGCGGCAGGGGCTCGGGCTGGAAGGCCTGGCTCTGCAGCGTGGGGCGCATCTCGATGCGCAGCTGGTCGCCGGCCTTGACCTTGAGCGCGGCCTTCTCCACCACGCGCTGGTTGAGCTGCACGGCGCCCAGCGCCAGCAGCTGCTGCAGGTAGCTGCGCGAGAATTCGGGCACCAGCACGCACAGCGCGCGGTCCAGCCGCGTGCCATGCTGCTCGATGCCTACAGGGGCCTGGCGCGTCTCGAGAACTTCTTCTTCGAGCGCAACCGAGTCCTCGCTGAGAGACGTGTCCGGCTCGGGAGAAAGAGGGTTCATGGAGAGTGGATGGCGCGCGGGAATATCCACACGCCATGCGTCTATTATCAAATGCCCCCAAACGCACTCAGGACGAACGGTCCGCGAACCGTTCGTCCTGAGCCTGTCGAAGGATGGACGGCCAACGCGCAATCAGGCGCGAAGGGCTTTCAACGTGCCGGCAGATACCTGGAAGGATCCACCGGCTTGCCCTGGCGGCGCACCTCGAAGTGCAGCTTCACGCGGTCGGCGTCAGTGCTGCCCATCTCGGCGATCTTCTGGCCCTTGCGCACGCTCTGGTCTTCCTTGACCAGCAGCGTCTGGTTGTGCGCGTAGGCCGTCAAGTAGGTGTTGTTGTGCTTGAGGATGATCAGGTTGCCGTAGCCACGCAGGCCCGCGCCGGCATAGACCACCCGTCCGTCCGCGGCCGCAATGACCGGGTCCCCGGCCTTGCCGGCAATGTCATAGCCCTTGTTGCGCGCTTCGTCGAAGCCCGCGATCAGGCTGCCCGATGCCGGCCAGATGAAGCCGAGGCTTTCATCCGAGCCGCTTTGCGCCGAGGCTGCGGGCCTGGAGGGCGTGGACGCTCCGGGCAGCACCGTTGCCGGCGCTGCGGGATCGCCGCCTCCGACCACGACCGGCGCCACGCCGCGGCCAGTGGCGGAATCGGTGGGCGCCGGCGCAGCCGCCATGGACGAGCCCGGCGGCACCACGCGCAGCACCTGCCCCACCTCGATCAGGTTGGGGTTGTCGAGGTTGCTCCAGCGCGCAATGTCCTTCCAGCTCTGGCCGTTCTCCAGGCCGATGCGGATCAGCGTGTCGCCCGGACGCACCGTGTAATAGCCGGGCTTGCCTGCATTCTCCGCACCCGGCAAGGGCTTGGCGGCCGCACCCGACGACAGGGTGCCCCCCGACGAGGCCGAGCCCCGATCTTCCACTGGAGCCCTGTTCACTTGTGAACCACAGCCCGCAAGCACCAGGCCCGCAAGCAGCACAGATCCCCAAGCCCCAAGACTTCGCGATACCAACATAAGCAATCCCTTTTAGGCAATACCTGATTTTAAAGGGACAAAGTTCACCGCCTCGAGAACCGTCCTTTTGAGCCCATAGGACGTCTTGTCGATGACCAGCAGACTCTGCCCGCCCGTCGCGTTGCCCATGGGCGCGACCAGCCGCCCGCCGACGGCCAGTTGTTCGCACCAGGCATCGGGGATGGCATCGCCCCCCGCAGCCGCGAGAATACCCGCATAGGGCGCACCCTGGGCATAGCCAAGCATACCGTCACCGAACAGCAGATGCACGTGTGCCAGCCGCAGCGGGCGCAGATTGGTGCGCGCCTTCTCGTGCAAACCGCGCAATCGCTCGATGGAATAGACCTCCTGCGCCACCCGGCCCAGCACCGCTGCCTGGTAGCCGCAGCCGGTGCCGATCTCCAGCACCCGGCCCAGCCCTGCGCGAGCGCATTCGGCGCCCAGCAGCAGCGCCGTCATGCGTGCCACGACGCTGGGCTTGGAGATCGTCTGGCCCAACCCGATCGGCAGGCTGGTGTCCTCATAGGCCTGATTGACCAGCGCGCTGTCGACGAAATGGTGGCGCTCGACGCTGGCCATGGCCTGCAGCACCGCCTGCGAGGTGACGCCGCCCTGCGCCAGGCGCTGCACCATGCGGCTGCGCACCGCCACCGAATCCATGCCCACGCCGATGGGCATGGGCAGCGGCATCGGGGCGCGCGGTGCCTGCCCGACCAGGTTGCGGGCTGCGGGCTTGGCGCCGGAGCGCGATGCACCGGGATTGGCGGAAGACGCAATCCACGAAGGAAAACCGGGTCGGCGCTCGGTCACGGCGCGGCTTCCTTCTCGGCGGCCTCGGCGATGCGCGCCGCGGTCTGCGCCCAGTAGCGCAGGTTCTCATGGTCGGTCAGGTCGACCTTGAGCGGAGTGACCGCCACATGCCCATGCGCCGTGGCATGGAAATCCGTGCCCTCGGCGTCATCCTTTGCCGCGCCCGCGCTGCCGATCCAGTACATGACTTCTCCCCGGGGGCTTTCCTGAATGATCACGCGTTCGGCCGCGTGCCGGCGCCCCAGCCGGCACAGCTTGAGCGGCTGTATGGCCTCCAGCGGCATGTTGGGGATGTTGACGTTGAGCAGCCAGGGCGCGTCGCCGACCAGTTGCTGCTGCTGCATCTGCTGCACGATCTCGCGCGCCTTGGCGGCCGCGGCCTCGATCTCGGTCCAGCCCCGGTCCACCTGCGAAAACGCGATGGCGGGAATTCCGAACAGGTAGCCTTCCATGGCCGCGCCCACGGTGCCCGAATAGATCGTGTCGTCGCCCATGTTGGCGCCGTTGTTGATGCCGGACACCACCAGGTCCGGGCGGTAGCCCAGCAGTCCCGTCAGCGCGATGTGCACGCAATCGGCCGGCGTGCCGTTTACATAGCGGAAGCCGTTCGGGGCCTGGTGCACGTACAGCGGCGAGTGCAGCGTCAGGGCGTTGGATTTGGCACTGTTGTTGTGCTCGGGCGCGACCACCTCCACCTCGGCGATGGTCTTCAACGATTCATAAAGCGCGACCAGTCCGGGCGCTTGATAACCGTCATCGTTGGAAATCAGGATTTTCATGGGATGGTGCGGATTGTAGGCGCCCTCCGACCCCGTCGCGGCAGGGACAAGCCCCAGCCGGCCCGGCTTCTATCATTCCTGCAACACAACGACGGGAGACCTGCATGCAAGCCTGGCTATGTACGACGCCCACGGGCGTCGATGCGCTGCAATGGACGGAACTGCCGACCCCGGAACCTGGCGCCGGCGAGGTGCTGGTCGAGATCAAGGCCGCCAGCCTGAATTTTCCCGACCTGCTGATCGTGCAGGGCAAGTACCAGATCAAGCCGCCGCTGCCCTTCGTGCCCGGCTCGGAATTCGCCGGCGTGGTGCGCGCCGTGGGCGCAGGCGTGCGGCAGCTGCAGGTCGGCCAGCACGTGGCCTGCCTCAGCGGCACGGGCGGCTTCGGCACCCATGTCATCGCGCCGGCCGCCGCCTGCGTGCCGCTGCCCGCCGACTTCCCGCTGGTCGATGCGGCCGCGTTCATCATGACCTATGCCACATCGCACCATGCGCTGATCGACCGCGCGCAGCTCGCCGCCGGCGAGACCGTGCTGGTGCTGGGCGCGGCCGGCGGCGTGGGCACGGCAGCCATCCAGATCGCCAAGGCCGCGGGCGCGCGCGTCATCGCCGCGGCTTCGAGCGACGAGAAATGCGCGCTGTGCGCCTCGCTGGGCGCCGATGCCACCATCAATTACGGCGCTGCCGACCTGCGCGAGGCGCTGAAAGCCGCGACCGGTGGCAAGGGCCCGGATGTGGTCTACGACCCGGTGGGCGGCGCGCTGGCCGAGCCTGCCTTCCGCTCCATTGCCTGGCGCGGGCGCTATCTCGTGGTCGGCTTCGCGGCCGGCCCCATACCCGCGCTGCCCTGGAACCTGGCGCTGCTCAAGGGCGCCTCGCTGGTCGGCGTCTTCTGGGGCGACTTCGCCCGGCGCGAGCCGCAGGCCAACGCCGCCATGATGGCCACGCTGCTCGAGTGGTACCGGCAGGGAAAGATCAAGCCGGTGATCGACTGCACCATGGAGCTGTCGCAACTGCCGACGGCGTATGCGCGCATGGGTTCGCGAGCGGTGATGGGCAAACTCGTGCTCACGCGCTGAGCTGCCCCCGTGCATGCGGGCTTTGGGCTGAAGCGCCGGAAGTGAGTGCTACACTGCGCGCCTTTTTCCGCCGCCTGGCCTTCGCCCAGGCCGCCCGGCCTCCGGCCCTGCCTCCCGATGGCGCAGCCATCTTGTCTTTCCAAGCCGCATGCAACTGAGCTTCAGCACCTACTACACCCTCATCTGCGCAGCCCTGGTGCTGCTGGCGGGCAAATTCCTGGTCCAGAGAATCCGCTTCCTGCGCGACTTCAACATTCCCGAGCCCGTGGCCGGCGGATTGGTCGCAGCGGCGCTGATCTTTGCCGTCCACGAGTTCACCGGCTACTCCATCACCTTCAGCAGCGGCCTGCAGACCGGGTTCATGCTGCTGTTCTTCTCCTCGATCGGCCTGAGCGCCAACTTCTCCAAGCTGCGCGAAGGCGGCTCGGCGCTGGTGCTGTTCCTGTTCATCATCAGCATCTTCATCGTGGTGCAAAACGCCGTGGGCATCGGCCTGGCGGCGGCGCTGGGCCTGGATCCGCTGATCGGCCTGATTGCCGGCTCGATCACGCTGGTCGGCGGCCATGGCACGGCCGGTGCCTGGGCCGGGGTGTTCGAGAAAGAGCACGGCATCCAGGGCGCGCTCACGCTGGGCATTGCCTGTGCCACCTTTGGCCTGGTCATCGGCGGGCTGATCGGCGGGCCGCTGGCCAAGGGGTTGGTCACGCGCCACCGGCTGCGCGGCCACGGCGATGCATCGGTTCAGTCAGCACCCGACGAGGCAAATTTCGAGAACCCGCAGAAGATCCGGCTGATCACGACCAACGCCGCCATCGAGACGCTGGCGCTGTTTGCCGCCTGCCTGGGCTTTGCCGAATTCATGACCGGTTTCGCGCAGGGCACGGCCTTCGAGCTGCCGACCTTCGTCTGGGCGCTGGGCGGCGGCGTGATCCTGCGCAATACCCTGGACTACGTGTTCAAGTTCCAGGTCTTCGACCGCGCCATCGACCTGTTCGGCAACGTGTCCCTGTCGATCTACCTGGCCATCGCGCTGCTGTCGCTCAAGCTGTGGGAGCTCAGCGGACTGGCCGCGCCGCTGATGGTCATATTGCTGGCGCAGACGCTGACCATGGGGCTGTATGCCGCCTTCGTCACCTTCCGCGTGATGGGCAGGAACTACGACGCGGCCGTGCTGGCCGCGGGGCACTGCGGTTTCGGCATGGGCGCGACGCCCACCGCCATTGCCAACATGCAGGCCATCACCACGCAATACGGGCCCTCGCATAAGTCATTTCTGATCGTGCCGATGGTCGGAGCCTTCTTCATCGACATCGTCAATGCGGGAATGATCCAGCTGTTCATCAAGCTCCTGCCTTGAGGCGGGGGGCGGCGCCGTTTCGGCTGACCAAGATCCTGTGGAATATACGAAACGTAATGGAACGTATAATAGCGCTCCATGGGAATCGTCAAAATATCAGACGCACTGCATGACAGCGTGCGCACCGCCAGCACGGCCCTGAGCCGTTCCATCAACGCCCAGGCCGAGCACTGGCTGCGGGTCGGCATGATGTCCGAGCTGCATCCGCTGCTGACCTATTCGGACATCTGCCAACTGCTGATCCAGCAGGCCGCGCCCGCGTCCTTTGCGCTGCCCACGCAACGCCCCGACGCAGCGCCACGCCCGGCCCCTGGAGCCGCCCAATGAGGCGCTCGAGCTCCCCTCCGATCCACACCGTCGCCGACATCGCGCAAGCGCGCCGTGCCGGGCAGCTGGCCGCCGAGGTGCTGGCCATGCTGGTGCCGCATGTACGCGCCGGCGTGAGCACCAACCAGCTCGACAAGCTTTGCCATGACTACATCGTCGACACGCTGGGCTGCATCCCCGCCAACATCGGCTACCACGGCTACACCAAGACCATCTGCGCCTCGGTCAACCATGTCGTGTGCCATGGCATCCCCTCGGACCGCGAGGTCCTCAAGGATGGCGACATCGTCAACGTTGACGTGGCGCTGATCAAGGACGGCTGGTTCGGCGACACCAGCCGCATGTACATGGTGGGCGAGCCGCGCGCCCAGGCGCGGCGCCTGGTGCGCACCGCCTATGAGGCCATGCGCGCGGGCGTGCAGGCGGTGCGCCCCGGCGCGACGCTGGGCGATGTCGGACATGCCATTGAAAGCGTGGCCCGGCGCGCACGCTTCACGGTGGTGCAGGAGTATTGCGGCCACGGCATCGGCCGCATCTACCACGACACGCCCGACGTGCTGAACTACGGCACGCCCGGCCAGGGCCTGAAGCTCGAGCCCGGCATGATCTTCACCATCGAGCCCATGCTCAACGCCGGCAAGGCCGCGACGCGCGAGCTCAGCGACGGCTGGACCGTGATCACCAACGACAAGTCGCTGTCCGCCCAGTGGGAGCACATGGTCTGCGTGACCGAGACCGGCTATGAAGTGCTGACCCCCTGGCCCGAGGGCACGGGCGACTACCCTGCCCTCTGACGCTCGCCATGTCCATCAGCTATCTCTATCTGGCGCTGGCCATCGTCTGCGAGGTCATCGCCACCTCTTTCCTCAGGAGCGCCGAGGGCTTCACGCGGCTGTGGCCCTCGGTCATCACGGCCACGGGCTATGCGCTGGCCTTTTTCTTTCTCTCGCTGACGCTGCGCACCGTGCCCACGGGCGTGGCCTATGCCATCTGGTCCGGTGCCGGCATCGTGCTGGTTTCGGCCATCGCCTGGTTCTGGCAGGGACAGACGCTCGATGCCGCGGCGCTGATCGGCATGGGGCTGATCGTGGCGGGGGTGGTGGTGATCCAGGTGTTTTCGCGGTCTGTGGGGCATTGAGGGCCAGCGACCTGGAGGAAGGCCCCCCGGCACTTGAGGGGGGCCGTCCGCCCTTCGAAGGGCTCAGGGCGAACGACGGTGGATGGGGTGGTCTGCCACCGTTCGTCCTGATCTTGCCGAAGGACGAGCGGCCTCGCTGCAAACTGGGAACGTGCTCCGCAGGCAGGCACAACCTGGAGGCCACAACGTTCCAAATACCCTTTTCCA is a genomic window containing:
- a CDS encoding SMR family transporter codes for the protein MSISYLYLALAIVCEVIATSFLRSAEGFTRLWPSVITATGYALAFFFLSLTLRTVPTGVAYAIWSGAGIVLVSAIAWFWQGQTLDAAALIGMGLIVAGVVVIQVFSRSVGH
- the map gene encoding type I methionyl aminopeptidase — encoded protein: MRRSSSPPIHTVADIAQARRAGQLAAEVLAMLVPHVRAGVSTNQLDKLCHDYIVDTLGCIPANIGYHGYTKTICASVNHVVCHGIPSDREVLKDGDIVNVDVALIKDGWFGDTSRMYMVGEPRAQARRLVRTAYEAMRAGVQAVRPGATLGDVGHAIESVARRARFTVVQEYCGHGIGRIYHDTPDVLNYGTPGQGLKLEPGMIFTIEPMLNAGKAATRELSDGWTVITNDKSLSAQWEHMVCVTETGYEVLTPWPEGTGDYPAL
- a CDS encoding peptidoglycan DD-metalloendopeptidase family protein; translation: MLVSRSLGAWGSVLLAGLVLAGCGSQVNRAPVEDRGSASSGGTLSSGAAAKPLPGAENAGKPGYYTVRPGDTLIRIGLENGQSWKDIARWSNLDNPNLIEVGQVLRVVPPGSSMAAAPAPTDSATGRGVAPVVVGGGDPAAPATVLPGASTPSRPAASAQSGSDESLGFIWPASGSLIAGFDEARNKGYDIAGKAGDPVIAAADGRVVYAGAGLRGYGNLIILKHNNTYLTAYAHNQTLLVKEDQSVRKGQKIAEMGSTDADRVKLHFEVRRQGKPVDPSRYLPAR
- the gltS gene encoding sodium/glutamate symporter — translated: MQLSFSTYYTLICAALVLLAGKFLVQRIRFLRDFNIPEPVAGGLVAAALIFAVHEFTGYSITFSSGLQTGFMLLFFSSIGLSANFSKLREGGSALVLFLFIISIFIVVQNAVGIGLAAALGLDPLIGLIAGSITLVGGHGTAGAWAGVFEKEHGIQGALTLGIACATFGLVIGGLIGGPLAKGLVTRHRLRGHGDASVQSAPDEANFENPQKIRLITTNAAIETLALFAACLGFAEFMTGFAQGTAFELPTFVWALGGGVILRNTLDYVFKFQVFDRAIDLFGNVSLSIYLAIALLSLKLWELSGLAAPLMVILLAQTLTMGLYAAFVTFRVMGRNYDAAVLAAGHCGFGMGATPTAIANMQAITTQYGPSHKSFLIVPMVGAFFIDIVNAGMIQLFIKLLP
- a CDS encoding protein-L-isoaspartate(D-aspartate) O-methyltransferase, coding for MTERRPGFPSWIASSANPGASRSGAKPAARNLVGQAPRAPMPLPMPIGVGMDSVAVRSRMVQRLAQGGVTSQAVLQAMASVERHHFVDSALVNQAYEDTSLPIGLGQTISKPSVVARMTALLLGAECARAGLGRVLEIGTGCGYQAAVLGRVAQEVYSIERLRGLHEKARTNLRPLRLAHVHLLFGDGMLGYAQGAPYAGILAAAGGDAIPDAWCEQLAVGGRLVAPMGNATGGQSLLVIDKTSYGLKRTVLEAVNFVPLKSGIA
- a CDS encoding NADPH:quinone oxidoreductase family protein, whose product is MQAWLCTTPTGVDALQWTELPTPEPGAGEVLVEIKAASLNFPDLLIVQGKYQIKPPLPFVPGSEFAGVVRAVGAGVRQLQVGQHVACLSGTGGFGTHVIAPAAACVPLPADFPLVDAAAFIMTYATSHHALIDRAQLAAGETVLVLGAAGGVGTAAIQIAKAAGARVIAAASSDEKCALCASLGADATINYGAADLREALKAATGGKGPDVVYDPVGGALAEPAFRSIAWRGRYLVVGFAAGPIPALPWNLALLKGASLVGVFWGDFARREPQANAAMMATLLEWYRQGKIKPVIDCTMELSQLPTAYARMGSRAVMGKLVLTR
- a CDS encoding ParD-like family protein, whose translation is MGIVKISDALHDSVRTASTALSRSINAQAEHWLRVGMMSELHPLLTYSDICQLLIQQAAPASFALPTQRPDAAPRPAPGAAQ
- the surE gene encoding 5'/3'-nucleotidase SurE — encoded protein: MKILISNDDGYQAPGLVALYESLKTIAEVEVVAPEHNNSAKSNALTLHSPLYVHQAPNGFRYVNGTPADCVHIALTGLLGYRPDLVVSGINNGANMGDDTIYSGTVGAAMEGYLFGIPAIAFSQVDRGWTEIEAAAAKAREIVQQMQQQQLVGDAPWLLNVNIPNMPLEAIQPLKLCRLGRRHAAERVIIQESPRGEVMYWIGSAGAAKDDAEGTDFHATAHGHVAVTPLKVDLTDHENLRYWAQTAARIAEAAEKEAAP